The following coding sequences are from one Gemmatimonadales bacterium window:
- the pyrH gene encoding UMP kinase, which yields MTQPYRRALLKISGEALAGNKGGGLDYQVMGTLAGEIKQVHEMGVSLGLVVGGGNIVRGAAASGHGLDRVSADYMGMLATVINSLALQNVLESLDVQTRVLTAIRMESLAEPYIRRRMMRHLEKGRIVIFAGGTGNPFFSTDTAAVLRALEMEAEVVLKATNVDGVYTADPRTSPDAKLLSEITFQEALVNGYAVMDANAFGLCQANKLPIVVLNINQPGAIARVLSGERVGTLVR from the coding sequence ATGACGCAGCCCTACCGCCGGGCGTTGCTCAAGATTTCCGGCGAGGCGCTCGCCGGCAACAAGGGCGGTGGGCTCGACTACCAGGTGATGGGCACGCTCGCCGGCGAGATCAAGCAAGTACATGAGATGGGGGTCTCCCTCGGTCTCGTCGTCGGCGGCGGCAATATCGTTCGTGGTGCGGCAGCCAGCGGGCACGGGCTCGATCGCGTCTCCGCCGATTACATGGGGATGCTTGCCACCGTCATCAATTCGCTCGCGCTGCAGAACGTCCTGGAATCGCTCGACGTGCAGACCCGGGTGCTGACGGCGATCCGGATGGAGTCGCTGGCGGAGCCGTACATCCGCCGGCGCATGATGCGCCATCTCGAAAAAGGGCGGATCGTGATCTTCGCCGGCGGGACCGGCAACCCGTTCTTTTCAACTGATACCGCGGCGGTGCTGCGCGCGCTGGAGATGGAAGCTGAAGTGGTGCTCAAGGCGACCAACGTCGACGGCGTCTACACCGCCGATCCACGGACATCCCCCGATGCCAAGCTCCTCTCCGAGATCACTTTCCAGGAGGCGCTGGTGAATGGCTACGCGGTGATGGATGCCAACGCCTTCGGCCTCTGCCAGGCGAACAAGCTCCCGATCGTCGTCCTCAACATCAACCAGCCTGGCGCCATCGCCCGCGTCCTCAGCGGCGAACGCGTCGGCACCCTCGTCCGATGA
- the rseP gene encoding RIP metalloprotease RseP has protein sequence MIGNVLFTVVILAVVLGVLVLVHEFGHYVAAKSFGVWVHRFAIGFGKPIPGLSFRQGETEWAIAWLPLGGYVKMASRETEPASSVLEGSAGTEIVPPDRVFEAKPVWQRMIIILAGVTFNAVFALVIFTGLAWKNGSRYDPTTTIGRVLASELPAAASAMASIPPGTRIVSVDKHPVTSWDDITERIAEGSDNQVDIAFAGRSDLVIPLHRDALGERAELATAIEPTQSPVIGQVGVGTPAQAAGLAVGDSLIAIDGAPIRSFADAVERIEPAAGRALHLTVIRHGEQRDLTITPKAEHQIPDDPSSPMVGRIGVASRARYLTKSLGPWGALKAGTHASVSSAGTIFRTLRGIADGHVSSKEVGGPILVGQMAAQEARQGFDNLLAFIGLISVNLAIVNLLPIPILDGGAFLFLLVEGVIRRPLPTAIREAFSMVGLALVVLLMAIAFKNDIWRLFGR, from the coding sequence ATGATCGGCAACGTGCTCTTCACCGTGGTGATTCTCGCCGTGGTGCTCGGCGTGCTCGTGCTGGTGCACGAGTTTGGCCATTATGTCGCCGCAAAGTCGTTCGGCGTGTGGGTGCATCGCTTCGCGATCGGTTTCGGCAAGCCGATTCCGGGGCTCTCGTTCCGGCAGGGCGAAACCGAGTGGGCGATCGCATGGCTTCCGCTCGGCGGATACGTCAAGATGGCCTCGCGCGAAACCGAGCCCGCGTCGTCGGTGCTCGAAGGGAGCGCGGGAACGGAAATCGTTCCGCCCGATCGCGTCTTCGAGGCGAAGCCGGTGTGGCAGCGGATGATCATCATCCTCGCCGGCGTGACGTTCAACGCGGTCTTCGCGCTGGTGATCTTCACGGGCCTCGCGTGGAAGAACGGCTCGCGCTACGACCCGACGACGACGATCGGAAGGGTGCTGGCCAGTGAACTCCCCGCAGCGGCGTCAGCGATGGCGTCGATCCCGCCGGGCACCCGCATCGTGTCGGTTGACAAGCATCCGGTCACCTCGTGGGATGACATCACCGAGCGGATCGCGGAAGGGTCCGACAACCAGGTCGATATCGCCTTCGCCGGCCGGTCCGATCTGGTCATCCCGCTGCACCGCGACGCCCTGGGTGAGCGGGCCGAGCTGGCGACCGCCATCGAGCCGACCCAATCACCGGTCATCGGCCAGGTGGGCGTCGGAACGCCGGCGCAGGCGGCTGGGCTTGCCGTCGGTGATTCGCTCATCGCGATCGATGGCGCGCCGATCCGCTCCTTCGCCGATGCGGTCGAGCGGATCGAGCCCGCGGCAGGGCGGGCGCTGCACCTCACCGTGATCCGGCACGGTGAGCAGCGCGACCTCACCATCACCCCCAAGGCAGAGCACCAGATCCCCGATGACCCGTCGTCGCCGATGGTCGGACGGATCGGCGTCGCAAGCCGGGCCCGCTATCTCACCAAGTCGCTGGGGCCGTGGGGGGCGCTCAAGGCCGGGACCCACGCATCGGTCTCGTCTGCCGGGACGATCTTCCGGACCCTCCGCGGGATCGCCGACGGTCATGTCTCGTCCAAGGAAGTGGGCGGCCCGATCCTCGTCGGTCAGATGGCCGCCCAGGAGGCTCGCCAGGGGTTCGACAACCTCCTGGCATTCATCGGGCTGATCTCGGTCAACCTCGCCATCGTGAATCTGCTGCCGATCCCGATTCTCGACGGCGGAGCATTCCTCTTCCTTCTGGTGGAGGGGGTCATCCGCCGGCCGCTGCCGACCGCTATCAGGGAGGCGTTTTCGATGGTCGGGCTCGCACTGGTGGTCCTGCTCATGGCGATCGCCTTCAAGAACGACATCTGGCGACTGTTCGGGCGCTGA
- a CDS encoding CDP-archaeol synthase — MTRRIAFAAIAIPAAVAIIWVGGWLLTALLMVAAALGAGELFHLAERNGIKPLRAVGIVAAVLPVLLLQLVLQWPIRFQWALATPMVMIAAFMIIFGIATFTRAPQERPLEVVAVTLFGAMYTGVLPASAFMIRHARWSTDSWTGTAVLFLPMIVIWICDSAAMFAGRMIGGAKLAPTISPNKTWAGSIAGSVVGTIAGVIYALAIFPRLAIDTPIIAIALLALAVTVIGQIGDLAESVLKREAGVKDSSALIPGHGGVLDRLDSLYFVLPAAAIGYHLIGLT, encoded by the coding sequence ATGACGCGCCGCATCGCCTTCGCAGCGATCGCCATTCCAGCGGCGGTCGCGATCATCTGGGTCGGAGGTTGGCTGCTGACCGCGTTGCTGATGGTCGCGGCAGCGCTCGGCGCCGGTGAACTCTTCCACCTCGCGGAACGCAACGGAATCAAGCCGCTCCGCGCTGTCGGGATCGTGGCGGCGGTGCTCCCCGTGCTGTTGCTGCAACTGGTGCTGCAATGGCCGATTCGATTCCAGTGGGCCTTGGCAACGCCGATGGTGATGATCGCCGCGTTCATGATCATCTTCGGCATCGCGACCTTTACGCGGGCGCCGCAGGAGCGGCCGCTCGAGGTGGTCGCCGTGACACTGTTCGGCGCGATGTACACCGGGGTCCTGCCGGCATCGGCATTCATGATTCGTCACGCGCGGTGGTCGACCGATTCATGGACCGGGACGGCAGTGCTCTTCCTGCCGATGATCGTGATCTGGATCTGCGACTCAGCGGCGATGTTCGCCGGGCGAATGATTGGTGGCGCGAAGCTCGCGCCAACGATTTCTCCCAACAAGACCTGGGCCGGTTCGATCGCAGGGTCCGTGGTCGGAACGATTGCAGGCGTGATCTACGCACTGGCGATCTTTCCGCGCCTCGCGATCGATACGCCGATCATTGCCATCGCACTCCTCGCGCTCGCCGTGACGGTCATCGGACAGATCGGCGATCTGGCGGAGTCGGTGCTCAAGCGTGAAGCAGGGGTGAAGGATTCATCGGCACTGATCCCGGGACATGGGGGCGTTCTCGATCGCCTGGATTCCCTCTACTTCGTCCTGCCGGCCGCGGCGATCGGGTACCACCTGATCGGTTTGACGTGA
- the tsf gene encoding translation elongation factor Ts, giving the protein MTAMTISTKDISELRARTGAGMMDCKKALEEANGDMTMAGEILRKKGIAKAEKRAGRDASQGLVVIESVSDRGAMIELNCETDFVARTDGFQMLAQRLASHALESSPVGVTLDGFLAESIDGKSIDQLIKETSGTTGEAMTLKRVARFGAAAGAVGVYRHHNRQVGVIVELNGAADDAAMALAAEIALHIASADPIAVTSADIPAELLDRERRIAEEQVAQEGKPEAIRAKIVEGKVRKFAAERALVDQPFVKDESVTIGQMLGRIPGATVARFARFKVGEV; this is encoded by the coding sequence ATGACCGCAATGACTATCAGCACCAAGGACATCTCGGAGCTCCGCGCCCGTACCGGCGCCGGGATGATGGATTGCAAGAAGGCGCTGGAAGAGGCCAACGGCGACATGACGATGGCGGGCGAAATCCTCCGCAAGAAGGGGATCGCCAAGGCCGAGAAGCGCGCCGGCCGCGACGCGTCGCAGGGACTCGTCGTGATCGAGAGCGTTTCCGACCGCGGCGCGATGATCGAGCTGAATTGCGAGACCGATTTCGTCGCGCGGACCGACGGCTTCCAGATGCTGGCGCAGCGTCTCGCTTCGCACGCCCTCGAGTCGAGTCCGGTCGGTGTCACGCTTGATGGCTTCCTCGCCGAATCAATCGACGGCAAGTCGATCGATCAGCTGATCAAGGAAACCTCCGGCACGACCGGCGAAGCGATGACGCTCAAGCGGGTCGCAAGGTTCGGCGCCGCCGCGGGTGCCGTTGGCGTCTATCGTCATCACAACCGACAGGTCGGTGTCATCGTCGAACTGAACGGTGCCGCTGACGACGCCGCGATGGCGCTTGCCGCGGAAATTGCGCTGCACATCGCATCGGCGGATCCGATCGCCGTCACCTCCGCCGACATTCCGGCGGAGCTGCTTGATCGTGAGCGTCGCATCGCCGAGGAGCAGGTGGCGCAGGAAGGGAAGCCCGAAGCGATCCGCGCCAAGATCGTCGAGGGAAAGGTCCGCAAGTTCGCCGCCGAGCGCGCCCTGGTCGATCAGCCGTTCGTCAAGGATGAATCCGTCACGATCGGGCAGATGCTCGGCCGGATCCCCGGTGCCACGGTCGCCCGCTTCGCCCGCTTCAAGGTCGGCGAAGTCTGA
- the uppS gene encoding polyprenyl diphosphate synthase, producing MTADTSPRLEQLRLNGSIPRHIAIIMDGNGRWARDRGLPRSAGHQAGMTSVRESVEGCLQARVPVLTIFAFSQENWQRPASEIEALMALLEEYIAIEAKELRDEGVAVRMLGDLSRLTLSGRNAVDQIESLTAGGSALALNVCLSYSSRAELTRAARHLAERVRQGEIEPDAIDEAAMAAELYTAEWPDPDLLIRTSGELRVSNFLLWQLAYAEFHVTAVHWPDFTREELFEAILDYQQRDRRFGRVSA from the coding sequence ATGACTGCCGACACGTCGCCACGGCTGGAGCAACTTCGTCTCAACGGCAGCATCCCGCGACACATCGCCATCATCATGGATGGCAACGGGCGTTGGGCGCGAGACCGTGGCCTGCCGCGAAGCGCCGGCCATCAGGCAGGGATGACCTCGGTCCGCGAAAGCGTCGAGGGCTGCCTGCAGGCTCGCGTGCCGGTGCTGACGATCTTCGCCTTCTCACAGGAAAACTGGCAGCGCCCCGCGTCGGAAATCGAAGCGCTGATGGCGCTCCTCGAAGAGTACATCGCGATCGAAGCGAAGGAGCTGCGCGACGAAGGTGTCGCGGTGCGGATGCTCGGTGACCTCTCGAGACTGACGCTGTCCGGGCGGAACGCCGTCGATCAGATCGAGTCGCTCACCGCGGGCGGCAGCGCGTTGGCACTGAACGTCTGTCTCTCCTACTCGTCGCGGGCGGAACTGACCCGTGCTGCCCGGCATCTCGCTGAACGCGTTCGCCAGGGCGAAATCGAACCCGACGCCATCGACGAAGCTGCGATGGCCGCCGAGTTGTACACGGCAGAGTGGCCGGACCCCGATTTGCTCATCCGCACCTCAGGCGAACTCCGGGTTTCGAACTTCCTGCTCTGGCAGCTTGCCTACGCCGAATTCCATGTGACTGCCGTGCATTGGCCGGATTTCACGCGGGAAGAACTGTTCGAGGCAATCCTGGACTACCAGCAGCGCGACCGGCGTTTCGGTCGCGTGAGCGCCTGA
- the dxr gene encoding 1-deoxy-D-xylulose-5-phosphate reductoisomerase, producing MTSPAHSAPRGIALLGSTGSIGVSTLAVISRHREAFHVSALVAGSNGDRLAEQCAAWKPAFAGLVHGNGHAGVATGPEALVEAATRSDVDIVVNAVVGAAGLDATLAALLAGKRVALANKESLVMAGALVNAAARDGGGEVVPIDSEHSAVLQCTTTMEPALSRIILTASGGPFRTWDRDRVARATVTEALQHPTWRMGSKITVDSATLANKALEVIEAHHLFGLSYDAVEVVVHPQSVIHALVEFTDGSVLAQLGFPSMEVPILYALSHPMRLTDDGVRRFDPVAAGPLTFEPLRHECFPAFRLGIAAGRAGGTMPAAFNAANEVAVAAFLAGHVGFGDIAATIDTVLSQMTSAPADSLDAIRAADADARRMAHEVLA from the coding sequence GTGACCTCGCCAGCTCACTCCGCCCCGCGCGGGATTGCTTTGCTCGGCAGTACCGGGTCGATCGGCGTCAGTACCCTCGCCGTAATCAGCCGGCATCGCGAAGCCTTTCACGTCTCGGCGCTCGTCGCCGGATCGAACGGTGATCGACTGGCCGAGCAATGCGCGGCGTGGAAGCCCGCGTTCGCGGGTCTGGTGCATGGCAATGGCCACGCCGGCGTTGCCACCGGCCCCGAAGCGCTGGTCGAGGCGGCGACGAGGTCCGATGTCGACATCGTGGTGAATGCCGTGGTTGGCGCTGCCGGACTCGACGCGACGCTCGCGGCCCTCCTGGCGGGGAAGCGCGTCGCGCTCGCCAACAAGGAATCGCTCGTCATGGCCGGGGCCCTGGTCAACGCGGCTGCGCGTGACGGCGGCGGGGAAGTCGTACCGATCGATTCGGAACACAGTGCGGTGCTCCAGTGTACCACCACCATGGAGCCGGCGCTGTCGCGGATCATTCTCACGGCGTCCGGCGGCCCGTTTCGCACCTGGGATCGCGATCGCGTGGCGCGCGCCACGGTGACCGAAGCGCTGCAGCACCCGACCTGGCGGATGGGGTCGAAGATCACCGTCGATTCCGCGACATTGGCCAACAAGGCGCTCGAAGTCATCGAGGCGCATCACCTCTTCGGGTTGTCGTATGACGCGGTCGAAGTGGTGGTCCATCCGCAAAGCGTGATCCACGCGCTGGTCGAGTTCACGGACGGAAGCGTCCTGGCGCAACTCGGATTTCCGTCGATGGAGGTGCCGATCCTGTACGCCCTCTCCCATCCGATGCGTCTCACCGACGATGGTGTCCGGCGATTCGATCCGGTCGCGGCGGGGCCGCTGACCTTCGAGCCGCTCCGGCATGAGTGTTTTCCGGCGTTCCGGCTCGGTATCGCCGCCGGCCGCGCCGGAGGGACGATGCCGGCGGCTTTCAACGCCGCAAACGAGGTGGCTGTGGCCGCATTTCTCGCGGGACATGTCGGCTTCGGCGACATCGCCGCCACAATCGACACCGTCCTGTCGCAGATGACGTCGGCGCCCGCGGACTCGCTCGATGCCATCCGCGCGGCCGATGCGGACGCACGTCGGATGGCGCACGAGGTACTCGCATGA
- the frr gene encoding ribosome recycling factor, which produces MTLPELVKTAHEGMQKAVENTRRELQGIRSGKSSPQLLDTVRVEAYGAHVPLVQVAMVSAPEPRMLTVQPFDKSLSVAIEKAIRDANLGLNPQSQGNLIRVPLPMLSEERRKELVKICGKLVEEGRVAVRQARTDAMARIKKTERVPEDEKTRAEKEVQKHTDEAIHQIEAQLKAKEAEILEV; this is translated from the coding sequence ATGACACTCCCCGAACTGGTCAAGACGGCGCACGAAGGCATGCAGAAGGCGGTCGAGAATACCCGGCGCGAATTGCAGGGGATCCGCTCCGGTAAGTCCTCGCCGCAGCTGCTCGACACCGTCCGCGTCGAAGCGTACGGCGCGCACGTGCCGCTGGTGCAGGTGGCGATGGTGAGTGCTCCTGAGCCGCGGATGCTCACCGTGCAGCCGTTCGACAAGAGCCTGTCGGTCGCGATCGAGAAAGCGATCCGCGACGCCAATCTCGGCCTCAATCCGCAGTCGCAGGGAAACCTGATTCGGGTGCCGCTGCCGATGCTCTCCGAAGAGCGGCGCAAGGAATTGGTGAAGATCTGCGGCAAGCTGGTGGAGGAGGGACGCGTCGCGGTGCGGCAGGCGCGCACCGATGCGATGGCGCGAATCAAGAAGACCGAGCGGGTGCCGGAGGACGAGAAAACCCGGGCCGAGAAGGAAGTCCAGAAGCACACCGACGAAGCCATTCATCAGATCGAAGCACAGCTCAAGGCGAAGGAAGCCGAAATCCTCGAGGTGTGA